A window of the Dunckerocampus dactyliophorus isolate RoL2022-P2 chromosome 19, RoL_Ddac_1.1, whole genome shotgun sequence genome harbors these coding sequences:
- the zbtb2b gene encoding zinc finger and BTB domain-containing protein 2b: MELANHGLILLQQLNAQREFGFLCDCTVAIGDVFFKAHKAVLAAFSNYFRMLFIHQDSDCVRLKAADIQPDIFSYLLNLMYTGKLAPQLIDPARLEQGVRFLHAYPLLQEASQSAYSHPEQSLNLSTSLYGIQIADQQAALSARRPLSSPVDMEQLPSAAVASSKPSPPEAEASTSGAPPAAEEGAGSDTLTSADVASANAILHVKPSIMKRSSSFRKHYSCHLCRSRFNQRSLLREHLLQHTQALAQSSGELNSAPSPLMPADQTMLDGSKASTSVEIISDSEQTPASGNNSDSPRAEVSTSGWGVGGLNSQADTPPPSDIADIDNLESADLDRELKRRKYECCTCGRKFIQKSHWREHMYIHTGKPFKCSACGKSFCRANQAARHVCLNQGADAYTLVDRQSMELCAAGDDSSQMEAMFLASSKPYKCNICATTFSSPNEVIKHLCFTQGGLVGLQGNATAGMLTQHEEVSKDDGSDLSNSATPLDAIKAEDVLVE, from the exons ATGGAGTTGGCCAACCACGGTCTTATCCTGCTGCAGCAGCTCAACGCTCAGAGGGAGTTTGGCTTCCTGTGCGACTGCACGGTGGCTATAGGAGACGTCTTCTTTAAAGCCCACAAGGCCGTGCTCGCCgccttctccaactacttcagAATGCTCTTCATTCACCAGGACAG CGACTGCGTGCGTCTGAAGGCGGCCGACATCCAGCCCGACATTTTCAGCTACCTTCTCAACCTGATGTACACTGGCAAGCTGGCCCCCCAGCTCATTGACCCCGCTCGGCTGGAGCAAGGCGTGCGCTTCCTCCACGCCTACCCTCTCCTGCAGGAGGCCAGCCAGTCGGCGTACTCCCACCCGGAGCAGAGCCTCAACCTCTCCACCTCCCTCTACGGCATCCAGATCGCCGACCAGCAGGCGGCGCTGTCGGCGAGGAGACCGCTCTCCTCGCCCGTCGACATGGAGCAGCTCCCCTCGGCCGCCGTGGCTTCGTCCAAGCCCTCCCCGCCAGAAGCGGAGGCCTCCACCAGTGGAGCTCCGCCTGCCGCCGAAGAGGGGGCGGGGTCAGACACGCTGACAAGTGCTGACGTGGCCTCTGCCAACGCCATCCTGCACGTGAAGCCCAGCATCATGAAGAGGAGTTCCTCCTTCAGGAAGCACTACTCCTGCCACCTGTGCAGGAGTCGCTTCAACCAGAGGAGCCTGCTTAGGGAGCACCTCCTGCAGCACACCCAAGCGCTGGCACAAAGCTCAGGGGAGCTCAACAGCGCCCCCTCCCCTCTAATGCCTGCTGACCAGACCATGCTGGATGGAAGCAAAGCCAGCACCTCCGTGGAGATCATCAGCGACAGCGAGCAAACGCCTGCCTCGGGTAACAACTCCGACTCCCCCCGAGCTGAAGTGTCCACCTCAGGGTGGGGGGTGGGCGGTTTAAACTCCCAGGCGGACACGCCGCCCCCGTCGGACATTGCGGACATCGACAACCTGGAGAGCGCCGACCTGGACCGCGAGCTGAAGCGGCGGAAATACGAGTGCTGCACGTGCGGCCGCAAGTTCATCCAGAAGAGCCACTGGCGCGAGCACATGTACATCCACACGGGCAAGCCCTTCAAGTGCAGCGCCTGCGGCAAGAGCTTCTGCCGTGCCAACCAGGCCGCGCGCCACGTGTGCCTCAACCAAGGCGCCGACGCCTACACGCTTGTGGACCGGCAAAGCATGGAACTGTGCGCGGCGGGCGACGACAGCAGCCAGATGGAGGCCATGTTCCTGGCCTCCTCCAAACCCTACAAGTGTAACATCTGCGCCACCACCTTCTCCAGTCCCAACGAGGTCATCAAGCACCTGTGCTTCACCCAGGGGGGCTTGGTGGGGCTGCAGGGGAACGCCACAGCGGGAATGCTGACGCAGCACGAGGAGGTTTCCAAAGACGACGGATCCGATTTGTCCAACTCGGCCACGCCGCTCGACGCCATCAAGGCTGAGGACGTGCTGGTAGAGTAG
- the akap12b gene encoding A-kinase anchor protein 12b isoform X1: MGAESSAQRDAGSAEEDASASVSATAGEVGAEVMVLQEEGGGGGVLDNKPLQKNGQISSLTSLNGHSEDDTLAEVGQPDGVSVAQKEDASETMDAVTDEQAPQVNGEKVEKESPDVNDITPVEEKAVEEKPNETSEVGFKKIFRFVGFKFTLKKDKSEEKDPVKLLTVRDKDGDEVNGIDEPAKEEAAEAQEKDGNVEVPTAEAEVTKDTDNTETPNGPVEAAETTDEAVKEDGAEKEGEASPPAQEAALSPFRKLFSTGLFSNLRKKSSIKKTKEEEDKEAAGEEEAAKTEETTAEDKGEKEEAEQETNKEAPTTPEGETPKEEALATAEEAKPELEVSAESPSASSDEAKPDEEKAEEEEKAPAEVTSDSELQTSQEKVKPQGSPLKKLFTGAGLKKLSTKKQKSKKDAEAKLTESGEQVTEQIQSSIESTDAAKADSGPSSPEDSGEHAIEAEAAQAESTQGPESEVASDGEKKKEGIIAWSSFKKLVTPKKRVKRPSESDDEVTSEKAAKSATLSSSESAPLSDKSVDEEAKEDKPSEEEAKTENAEKLGSSTEEPKKKMDTSVSWEALMCMGGPKKRTRKTSDSDDEETNIAEESAAPAAGEDEKQDKTETAVENPENAEGEIEAASSPEPLSSPPERESAWDTLKRMVMPKSKAKVEEKTEECTEQVQSESEAPKDESSFSLRKLFPGLRKKKVEKQASTEGEDDTPSVVPLSEFDAQPEDMQEQPTEVARTTCQASSEERAPSWIPASVEHGDQRDQLSDITEEAATPKSVDTDIAEDETEDQTTLPSKAAGGRLCTAEVAQASPSETTCDPEVHMSENAQEDIAGFEAEISEIAPETTVISEDVPVETALEKTEIEPTVEHVDSKMKTLLEPHAHDEAVAICTGLGTNEIAEVALEKPAMPIIECLSAVSNAHGTEVSPEEPSLKTEEAVVTEDALLSAQVQQVKNTEVEHVESSESKIHGTETARESCEPEPLYVSAVTSAVKTTIVADGAIINTVAPTVEIPVCSQNGEVTKLSVETDKETTDMQQQIASEVVAASEEVCVIRESVVLVSSSSADQVNTGPLTEDTSKIEAQSMVIAQTVIQDAMDKVAEQATTPEASTPTPGQAVAAMEKEIEIQTLVITDTPATISCEKPAQKPIFVATECETTPIEVAEILDTSEGKKPEEGLKKAGEVSEKTIIEEVVEIIGNAQTDDKVDVVKEEPEDDKPQPEEKEIYLPVQVVLQTAQEVEEESIKEEAVEEFETNGLMDAQEHGAAAEMTADEEAERTTSGKCAEVMAQVIEVIEEAVKEIEPVSTEVTPAS; this comes from the coding sequence TTGGCCAGCCTGATGGTGTGTCCGTGGCTCAGAAGGAGGATGCTTCAGAGACCATGGACGCCGTCACAGACGAGCAGGCCCCTCAAGTGAACGGCGAGAAAGTGGAGAAGGAGTCTCCCGATGTAAATGACATCACTCCCGTCGAGGAGAAGGCCGTGGAGGAAAAACCCAACGAGACCAGCGAGGTGGGGTTCAAAAAGATCTTCCGCTTTGTGGGGTTCAAGTTCACCCTGAAGAAGGACAAGAGCGAGGAGAAAGACCCAGTGAAGCTGCTGACGGTGAGAGATAAGGACGGAGATGAGGTCAACGGGATTGATGAACCCGCAAAGGAGGAGGCTGCTGAAGCTCAAGAAAAAGATGGCAACGTAGAGGTACCAACCGCTGAGGCTGAAGTCACGAAAGATACAGACAACACTGAAACCCCAAATGGTCCTGTcgaagctgctgaaacgacagaCGAAGCAGTCAAAGAGGACGGAGCTGAGAAAGAAGGTGAGGCCAGTCCACCTGCCCAGGAGGCAGCCTTGTCCCCCTTCAGGAAGCTCTTCAGTACAGGCCTCTTCTCTAACCTGCGAAAGAAGTCCAGCATCAAGAAGACaaaagaggaagaggacaaGGAGGCAGCTGGAGAGGAGGAAGCTGCTAAGACTGAggaaaccactgctgaagaTAAGGGAGAGAAGGAAGAGGCGGAGCAAGAGACCAACAAGGAAGCACCAACAACTCCAGAGGGCGAAACCCCCAAGGAAGAGGCCTTAGCAACAGCTGAAGAGGCTAAACCAGAGCTCGAGGTCAGCGCCGAAAGCCCTTCCGCCTCTTCTGATGAGGCAAAGCCAGACGAGGAAAAAGctgaagaagaggagaaagCTCCAGCAGAGGTAACTTCAGATTCTGAGCTCCAGACTTCACAGGAGAAGGTAAAGCCCCAAGGAAGCCCACTGAAAAAGCTTTTCACCGGCGCTGGCTTGAAGAAACTCTCGACCAAGAAACAGAAAAGCAAGAAAGACGCTGAGGCCAAGCTGACTGAATCTGGTGAGCAGGTAACTGAGCAAATTCAGTCCTCCATTGAGTCCACAGATGCAGCAAAAGCTGACAGTGGACCATCGTCACCAGAGGACTCAGGAGAGCATGCTATTGAAGCCGAAGCTGCACAGGCTGAGTCCACCCAAGGACCAGAAAGTGAAGTAGCTTCTGATGGAGAGAAGAAAAAGGAGGGCATCATCGCCTGGTCTTCCTTCAAGAAACTAGTGACGCCCAAGAAGCGTGTTAAAAGACCTTCTGAGAGTGATGATGAGGTCACAAGTGAGAAAGCAGCCAAGTCAGCAACGTTGTCTTCTTCTGAGAGCGCTCCACTGTCAGATAAGAGCGTGGACGAAGAAGCCAAAGAGGATAAACCCTCTGAGGAAGAGGCGAAGACAGAGAACGCAGAGAAACTGGGCAGCAGCACAGAGGAacccaaaaagaaaatggacACCTCCGTTTCTTGGGAAGCTCTGATGTGTATGGGTGGACCCAAAAAGAGGACCAGAAAGACATCTGATTCTGATGACGAAGAAACCAACATTGCAGAGGAGAGCGCTGCACCAGCTGCAGGTGAGGATGAGAAGCAGGACAAAACTGAGACAGCTGTGGAGAACCCTGAAAATGCTGAAGGTGAAATAGAAGCCGCTTCCTCTCCAGAACCTCTGAGCAGCCCCCCTGAGAGAGAGTCTGCCTGGGACACTTTGAAGCGCATGGTTATGCCAAAGAGTAAGGCCAAAGTTGAGGAGAAGACAGAGGAGTGCACAGAGCAGGTCCAGTCTGAAAGCGAAGCACCAAAAGATGAGTCATCCTTCTCTTTGAGGAAGCTATTTCCTGGTCTCAGAAAGAAGAAGGTAGAAAAACAAGCTTCTACTGAGGGAGAGGACGACACCCCATCTGTGGTTCCTCTTTCAGAGTTTGATGCACAACCTGAAGATATGCAGGAGCAACCGACAGAGGTAGCCAGGACCACATGTCAAGCGTCCTCCGAGGAGAGAGCCCCTTCATGGATCCCAGCTTCGGTGGAACATGGTGATCAACGGGATCAGCTGAGTGACATCACAGAGGAAGCAGCCACGCCCAAGTCTGTTGACACTGACATTGCGGAAGATGAAACTGAGGACCAAACCACTCTGCCCTCCAAAGCGGCAGGTGGACGACTATGCACAGCTGAAGTCGCCCAGGCTTCTCCCTCAGAAACCACCTGTGATCCTGAGGTACACATGTCAGAAAATGCACAGGAAGACATCGCAGGTTTCGAGGCTGAAATCAGTGAAATTGCACCTGAGACAACTGTGATCAGTGAAGACGTACCAGTGGAGACTGCCTTAGAAAAAACTGAGATTGAGCCCACTGTTGAGCATGTTGACTCCAAGATGAAAACACTCCTGGAGCCACACGCCCACGACGAGGCCGTGGCCATCTGCACTGGCCTGGGAACCAATGAGATTGCTGAAGTGGCCCTGGAGAAACCTGCAATGCCCATCATAGAGTGTCTTTCTGCGGTCAGCAATGCTCATGGTACAGAAGTCTCACCGGAAGAACCTTCACTAAAAACAGAGGAGGCCGTTGTTACAGAAGATGCACTACTGAGTGCACAAGTCCAGCAAGTGAAAAACACAGAGGTTGAGCACGTTGAGAGTTCTGAAAGCAAAATCCATGGTACTGAAACTGCTAGAGAGAGCTGTGAGCCTGAGCCTCTGTACGTCAGCGCCGTCACCTCCGCCGTCAAGACCACCATCGTTGCTGACGGCGCTATCATCAATACCGTTGCGCCTACAGTTGAAATTCCTGTCTGCTCTCAGAACGGAGAGGTCACAAAGCTAAGTGTGGAAACTGACAAGGAGACCACGGACATGCAGCAACAAATTGCAAGTGAAGTCGTAGCTGCAAGTGAGGAGGTATGTGTCATCAGAGAATCCGTTGTCCTCGTCAGCTCTTCCAGTGCGGACCAAGTGAACACCGGGCCCCTGACAGAGGACACAAGTAAAATTGAGGCCCAGAGTATGGTCATCGCCCAGACGGTCATTCAAGATGCAATGGATAAAGTTGCAGAACAAGCAACCACCCCAGAAGCCTCCACTCCAACTCCAGGCCAGGCAGTTGCAGCTATGGAAAAGGAAATAGAGATCCAGACCCTTGTCATCACTGACACGCCCGCCACTATCTCCTGTGAAAAACCAGCACAGAAGCCAATTTTTGTTGCCACGGAATGCGAAACGACCCCGATAGAGGTTGCGGAGATCCTTGATACCTCTGAGGGCAAGAAACCAGAGGAAGGTTTGAAGAAAGCTGGAGAAGTAAGTGAAAAAACCATAATTGAAGAAGTCGTAGAGATCATCGGCAACGCACAGACAGATGACAAAGTCGACGTGGTGAAGGAGGAGCCGGAAGACGACAAACCACAACCAGAGGAGAAAGAAATCTACCTGCCCGTCCAGGTGGTCCTGCAGACCGCGCAGGAGGTGGAGGAAGAGTCCATCAAAGAGGaggctgtggaggaatttgaGACCAACGGCCTGATGGACGCGCAGGAACACGGCGCTGCGGCAGAGATGACGGCGGACGAGGAGGCGGAGAGAACGACATCGGGAAAGTGCGCGGAGGTGATGGCGCAGGTGATCGAGGTGATCGAGGAGGCGGTGAAGGAGATCGAGCCCGTGTCCACGGAGGTCACACCAGCATCGTGA
- the akap12b gene encoding A-kinase anchor protein 12b isoform X2, with protein MLGTITLTVGQPDGVSVAQKEDASETMDAVTDEQAPQVNGEKVEKESPDVNDITPVEEKAVEEKPNETSEVGFKKIFRFVGFKFTLKKDKSEEKDPVKLLTVRDKDGDEVNGIDEPAKEEAAEAQEKDGNVEVPTAEAEVTKDTDNTETPNGPVEAAETTDEAVKEDGAEKEGEASPPAQEAALSPFRKLFSTGLFSNLRKKSSIKKTKEEEDKEAAGEEEAAKTEETTAEDKGEKEEAEQETNKEAPTTPEGETPKEEALATAEEAKPELEVSAESPSASSDEAKPDEEKAEEEEKAPAEVTSDSELQTSQEKVKPQGSPLKKLFTGAGLKKLSTKKQKSKKDAEAKLTESGEQVTEQIQSSIESTDAAKADSGPSSPEDSGEHAIEAEAAQAESTQGPESEVASDGEKKKEGIIAWSSFKKLVTPKKRVKRPSESDDEVTSEKAAKSATLSSSESAPLSDKSVDEEAKEDKPSEEEAKTENAEKLGSSTEEPKKKMDTSVSWEALMCMGGPKKRTRKTSDSDDEETNIAEESAAPAAGEDEKQDKTETAVENPENAEGEIEAASSPEPLSSPPERESAWDTLKRMVMPKSKAKVEEKTEECTEQVQSESEAPKDESSFSLRKLFPGLRKKKVEKQASTEGEDDTPSVVPLSEFDAQPEDMQEQPTEVARTTCQASSEERAPSWIPASVEHGDQRDQLSDITEEAATPKSVDTDIAEDETEDQTTLPSKAAGGRLCTAEVAQASPSETTCDPEVHMSENAQEDIAGFEAEISEIAPETTVISEDVPVETALEKTEIEPTVEHVDSKMKTLLEPHAHDEAVAICTGLGTNEIAEVALEKPAMPIIECLSAVSNAHGTEVSPEEPSLKTEEAVVTEDALLSAQVQQVKNTEVEHVESSESKIHGTETARESCEPEPLYVSAVTSAVKTTIVADGAIINTVAPTVEIPVCSQNGEVTKLSVETDKETTDMQQQIASEVVAASEEVCVIRESVVLVSSSSADQVNTGPLTEDTSKIEAQSMVIAQTVIQDAMDKVAEQATTPEASTPTPGQAVAAMEKEIEIQTLVITDTPATISCEKPAQKPIFVATECETTPIEVAEILDTSEGKKPEEGLKKAGEVSEKTIIEEVVEIIGNAQTDDKVDVVKEEPEDDKPQPEEKEIYLPVQVVLQTAQEVEEESIKEEAVEEFETNGLMDAQEHGAAAEMTADEEAERTTSGKCAEVMAQVIEVIEEAVKEIEPVSTEVTPAS; from the exons ATGCTTGGGACAATTACTCTGACAG TTGGCCAGCCTGATGGTGTGTCCGTGGCTCAGAAGGAGGATGCTTCAGAGACCATGGACGCCGTCACAGACGAGCAGGCCCCTCAAGTGAACGGCGAGAAAGTGGAGAAGGAGTCTCCCGATGTAAATGACATCACTCCCGTCGAGGAGAAGGCCGTGGAGGAAAAACCCAACGAGACCAGCGAGGTGGGGTTCAAAAAGATCTTCCGCTTTGTGGGGTTCAAGTTCACCCTGAAGAAGGACAAGAGCGAGGAGAAAGACCCAGTGAAGCTGCTGACGGTGAGAGATAAGGACGGAGATGAGGTCAACGGGATTGATGAACCCGCAAAGGAGGAGGCTGCTGAAGCTCAAGAAAAAGATGGCAACGTAGAGGTACCAACCGCTGAGGCTGAAGTCACGAAAGATACAGACAACACTGAAACCCCAAATGGTCCTGTcgaagctgctgaaacgacagaCGAAGCAGTCAAAGAGGACGGAGCTGAGAAAGAAGGTGAGGCCAGTCCACCTGCCCAGGAGGCAGCCTTGTCCCCCTTCAGGAAGCTCTTCAGTACAGGCCTCTTCTCTAACCTGCGAAAGAAGTCCAGCATCAAGAAGACaaaagaggaagaggacaaGGAGGCAGCTGGAGAGGAGGAAGCTGCTAAGACTGAggaaaccactgctgaagaTAAGGGAGAGAAGGAAGAGGCGGAGCAAGAGACCAACAAGGAAGCACCAACAACTCCAGAGGGCGAAACCCCCAAGGAAGAGGCCTTAGCAACAGCTGAAGAGGCTAAACCAGAGCTCGAGGTCAGCGCCGAAAGCCCTTCCGCCTCTTCTGATGAGGCAAAGCCAGACGAGGAAAAAGctgaagaagaggagaaagCTCCAGCAGAGGTAACTTCAGATTCTGAGCTCCAGACTTCACAGGAGAAGGTAAAGCCCCAAGGAAGCCCACTGAAAAAGCTTTTCACCGGCGCTGGCTTGAAGAAACTCTCGACCAAGAAACAGAAAAGCAAGAAAGACGCTGAGGCCAAGCTGACTGAATCTGGTGAGCAGGTAACTGAGCAAATTCAGTCCTCCATTGAGTCCACAGATGCAGCAAAAGCTGACAGTGGACCATCGTCACCAGAGGACTCAGGAGAGCATGCTATTGAAGCCGAAGCTGCACAGGCTGAGTCCACCCAAGGACCAGAAAGTGAAGTAGCTTCTGATGGAGAGAAGAAAAAGGAGGGCATCATCGCCTGGTCTTCCTTCAAGAAACTAGTGACGCCCAAGAAGCGTGTTAAAAGACCTTCTGAGAGTGATGATGAGGTCACAAGTGAGAAAGCAGCCAAGTCAGCAACGTTGTCTTCTTCTGAGAGCGCTCCACTGTCAGATAAGAGCGTGGACGAAGAAGCCAAAGAGGATAAACCCTCTGAGGAAGAGGCGAAGACAGAGAACGCAGAGAAACTGGGCAGCAGCACAGAGGAacccaaaaagaaaatggacACCTCCGTTTCTTGGGAAGCTCTGATGTGTATGGGTGGACCCAAAAAGAGGACCAGAAAGACATCTGATTCTGATGACGAAGAAACCAACATTGCAGAGGAGAGCGCTGCACCAGCTGCAGGTGAGGATGAGAAGCAGGACAAAACTGAGACAGCTGTGGAGAACCCTGAAAATGCTGAAGGTGAAATAGAAGCCGCTTCCTCTCCAGAACCTCTGAGCAGCCCCCCTGAGAGAGAGTCTGCCTGGGACACTTTGAAGCGCATGGTTATGCCAAAGAGTAAGGCCAAAGTTGAGGAGAAGACAGAGGAGTGCACAGAGCAGGTCCAGTCTGAAAGCGAAGCACCAAAAGATGAGTCATCCTTCTCTTTGAGGAAGCTATTTCCTGGTCTCAGAAAGAAGAAGGTAGAAAAACAAGCTTCTACTGAGGGAGAGGACGACACCCCATCTGTGGTTCCTCTTTCAGAGTTTGATGCACAACCTGAAGATATGCAGGAGCAACCGACAGAGGTAGCCAGGACCACATGTCAAGCGTCCTCCGAGGAGAGAGCCCCTTCATGGATCCCAGCTTCGGTGGAACATGGTGATCAACGGGATCAGCTGAGTGACATCACAGAGGAAGCAGCCACGCCCAAGTCTGTTGACACTGACATTGCGGAAGATGAAACTGAGGACCAAACCACTCTGCCCTCCAAAGCGGCAGGTGGACGACTATGCACAGCTGAAGTCGCCCAGGCTTCTCCCTCAGAAACCACCTGTGATCCTGAGGTACACATGTCAGAAAATGCACAGGAAGACATCGCAGGTTTCGAGGCTGAAATCAGTGAAATTGCACCTGAGACAACTGTGATCAGTGAAGACGTACCAGTGGAGACTGCCTTAGAAAAAACTGAGATTGAGCCCACTGTTGAGCATGTTGACTCCAAGATGAAAACACTCCTGGAGCCACACGCCCACGACGAGGCCGTGGCCATCTGCACTGGCCTGGGAACCAATGAGATTGCTGAAGTGGCCCTGGAGAAACCTGCAATGCCCATCATAGAGTGTCTTTCTGCGGTCAGCAATGCTCATGGTACAGAAGTCTCACCGGAAGAACCTTCACTAAAAACAGAGGAGGCCGTTGTTACAGAAGATGCACTACTGAGTGCACAAGTCCAGCAAGTGAAAAACACAGAGGTTGAGCACGTTGAGAGTTCTGAAAGCAAAATCCATGGTACTGAAACTGCTAGAGAGAGCTGTGAGCCTGAGCCTCTGTACGTCAGCGCCGTCACCTCCGCCGTCAAGACCACCATCGTTGCTGACGGCGCTATCATCAATACCGTTGCGCCTACAGTTGAAATTCCTGTCTGCTCTCAGAACGGAGAGGTCACAAAGCTAAGTGTGGAAACTGACAAGGAGACCACGGACATGCAGCAACAAATTGCAAGTGAAGTCGTAGCTGCAAGTGAGGAGGTATGTGTCATCAGAGAATCCGTTGTCCTCGTCAGCTCTTCCAGTGCGGACCAAGTGAACACCGGGCCCCTGACAGAGGACACAAGTAAAATTGAGGCCCAGAGTATGGTCATCGCCCAGACGGTCATTCAAGATGCAATGGATAAAGTTGCAGAACAAGCAACCACCCCAGAAGCCTCCACTCCAACTCCAGGCCAGGCAGTTGCAGCTATGGAAAAGGAAATAGAGATCCAGACCCTTGTCATCACTGACACGCCCGCCACTATCTCCTGTGAAAAACCAGCACAGAAGCCAATTTTTGTTGCCACGGAATGCGAAACGACCCCGATAGAGGTTGCGGAGATCCTTGATACCTCTGAGGGCAAGAAACCAGAGGAAGGTTTGAAGAAAGCTGGAGAAGTAAGTGAAAAAACCATAATTGAAGAAGTCGTAGAGATCATCGGCAACGCACAGACAGATGACAAAGTCGACGTGGTGAAGGAGGAGCCGGAAGACGACAAACCACAACCAGAGGAGAAAGAAATCTACCTGCCCGTCCAGGTGGTCCTGCAGACCGCGCAGGAGGTGGAGGAAGAGTCCATCAAAGAGGaggctgtggaggaatttgaGACCAACGGCCTGATGGACGCGCAGGAACACGGCGCTGCGGCAGAGATGACGGCGGACGAGGAGGCGGAGAGAACGACATCGGGAAAGTGCGCGGAGGTGATGGCGCAGGTGATCGAGGTGATCGAGGAGGCGGTGAAGGAGATCGAGCCCGTGTCCACGGAGGTCACACCAGCATCGTGA